The following are encoded in a window of Thermus hydrothermalis genomic DNA:
- a CDS encoding winged helix-turn-helix transcriptional regulator, which produces MAEHEAAYCPVYAALNLLQEKWTLHIIRALLEGPKGFNELSRAIGGVNPATLSQRLEHLVSLGLVEKRVESHMPPRTRYSLTEAGRELEAVIAAIDRWARKNLKAPVA; this is translated from the coding sequence ATGGCCGAGCACGAGGCGGCCTACTGCCCGGTTTACGCGGCCCTCAACCTCCTCCAGGAGAAGTGGACCCTGCACATCATCCGGGCTCTCCTGGAGGGCCCTAAGGGCTTCAACGAGCTCTCCCGGGCCATCGGGGGCGTGAACCCCGCTACCCTTTCCCAGCGCCTCGAGCACCTGGTGAGCCTAGGCCTCGTGGAGAAACGGGTGGAGTCCCACATGCCCCCCAGGACCCGGTACAGCCTCACGGAGGCGGGCCGGGAGCTGGAGGCGGTCATCGCCGCCATTGACCGCTGGGCCCGCAAGAACCTGAAGGCCCCCGTGGCCTAG
- the bfr gene encoding bacterioferritin, which yields MKGHPEVIQSLQERLSEELAAILQYMVHAEMAENWGFKALARHLKAHAITEMRHAEKHIERILFLEGFPEVSRIGEIRIGKNVEEILFRDYEGELMAVKGYNETMNLAQSLGDNGTRDMVAEILKDEEAHVDWLEAQRELKEQMGLANYLQYLAGEAD from the coding sequence ATGAAAGGCCACCCCGAGGTCATCCAAAGCCTGCAGGAAAGGCTTTCCGAGGAGCTCGCCGCCATCTTGCAGTACATGGTCCATGCGGAGATGGCGGAGAACTGGGGCTTCAAAGCCCTCGCCCGCCACCTCAAGGCCCACGCCATCACGGAGATGCGCCATGCGGAAAAGCACATTGAGCGCATCCTCTTCCTGGAAGGCTTCCCCGAGGTAAGCCGCATCGGGGAGATCCGCATCGGCAAGAACGTGGAGGAGATCCTCTTCCGGGATTACGAAGGGGAACTGATGGCGGTCAAGGGCTACAACGAAACCATGAACCTGGCCCAGTCCTTAGGGGACAACGGCACCCGGGACATGGTGGCGGAGATCCTCAAGGACGAGGAAGCCCACGTGGACTGGCTGGAGGCGCAGCGGGAGTTGAAGGAGCAGATGGGCCTCGCCAACTACCTGCAGTACCTGGCGGGGGAGGCGGACTAG
- a CDS encoding L-aspartate oxidase produces the protein MERLSADLLVLGAGVAGVYAALAAEARGAKVLLLSKDPLPSGSTPWAQGGIAFPLDEEDLEAHLQDTLRAGRGLVEERVARSLLEEAPRHLARLQALGLPFHPQPTREGGHSRPRVRHLGGDQSGLLLLQGLLARLKSPVLQGYMAASLLLAQGRVAGVWALSPEGPLEIRAGAVLLATGGLGRLFPVTTNPEGATGDGMALAFWAGAVLRDLEFVQFHPTALPNGALVSEACRGEGALLLNACGERFMERYDPLRELAPRDVVARAVHREREATGGVFLDLRPIPRLEARFPTVVAQARALGFDPLREPLPVAPAAHYAMGGVKTDLFGHTGIPGLYAAGEVASTGFHGANRLASNSLLEGLVMGERAALAALEDLAFPHGAEALPAWTLDPAYLPALRAQMGKAGVVRSGEGLREALAFAEALPLRQVPPREATRPSLEAGNLALLGKCLLRMALLREESRGAHFREDFPQEAEAPYHLEAQGGAVRRVPVG, from the coding sequence ATGGAGCGCCTCTCGGCGGACCTCCTTGTTCTCGGGGCCGGGGTGGCGGGGGTGTACGCCGCCTTGGCCGCGGAGGCTCGGGGCGCCAAGGTCCTCCTCCTGAGCAAGGACCCCCTGCCCTCGGGCTCCACCCCTTGGGCCCAGGGAGGGATCGCCTTCCCCTTGGACGAGGAGGACCTGGAGGCCCACCTCCAGGACACCCTGCGGGCCGGGCGGGGCCTGGTGGAGGAACGGGTGGCCCGGAGCCTTCTGGAGGAAGCCCCCCGCCACCTGGCGCGGCTTCAGGCCCTGGGGCTTCCCTTCCACCCCCAGCCCACCCGGGAAGGGGGGCACTCCCGGCCCCGGGTGCGCCACCTGGGGGGGGACCAAAGCGGCCTCCTCCTCCTCCAGGGGCTCCTCGCCCGGCTTAAAAGCCCCGTCCTCCAGGGCTACATGGCGGCAAGCCTCCTCCTCGCCCAGGGCCGGGTGGCGGGCGTTTGGGCCCTTTCCCCGGAAGGCCCCCTGGAAATCCGGGCCGGGGCCGTCCTCCTCGCCACCGGGGGACTGGGGCGGCTTTTCCCCGTGACCACCAACCCGGAAGGGGCCACGGGGGACGGGATGGCCTTGGCCTTCTGGGCGGGGGCGGTCCTCAGGGACCTGGAGTTCGTCCAGTTCCACCCCACCGCCCTCCCCAACGGGGCCCTGGTTTCCGAGGCCTGCCGGGGGGAAGGGGCCCTCCTCCTGAACGCCTGCGGGGAGCGCTTCATGGAGCGGTACGACCCCCTCCGGGAGCTCGCGCCCCGGGACGTGGTGGCCCGGGCGGTCCACCGGGAACGGGAGGCCACGGGAGGGGTCTTCCTGGACCTCAGGCCCATCCCCCGCCTGGAAGCCCGCTTCCCCACGGTGGTGGCCCAGGCCCGCGCCCTGGGGTTTGACCCCCTGAGGGAGCCCCTCCCTGTGGCCCCGGCGGCCCACTACGCCATGGGCGGGGTGAAGACGGACCTCTTTGGCCACACCGGCATCCCCGGGCTTTACGCCGCCGGGGAGGTGGCCTCCACGGGGTTCCACGGGGCGAACCGCTTGGCCTCCAATAGCCTTCTGGAGGGCCTGGTCATGGGGGAGCGGGCAGCCCTTGCCGCCCTGGAGGACCTGGCCTTTCCGCACGGGGCCGAGGCCCTTCCCGCCTGGACCCTGGACCCCGCCTACCTCCCCGCCCTAAGGGCCCAGATGGGGAAGGCGGGGGTGGTGCGCTCCGGGGAGGGCCTGCGGGAGGCCCTGGCCTTTGCCGAGGCCTTACCCCTGCGGCAAGTACCCCCCAGGGAGGCCACCCGGCCTTCCCTGGAGGCGGGGAACCTCGCCCTACTTGGGAAATGCCTCCTCCGCATGGCCCTCCTCCGGGAGGAAAGCCGCGGGGCCCACTTCCGGGAGGACTTTCCCCAGGAGGCGGAAGCGCCTTACCACCTCGAGGCCCAAGGCGGGGCGGTACGCCGGGTGCCCGTGGGTTAG
- the nadA gene encoding quinolinate synthase NadA, with translation MEKEVLIQEIQKLKAEREAVILAHSYQRPEVQEVADFVGDSLGLAREAQRTKAKVIVFCGVHFMAETAAILNPGKTVLLPDLEAGCSLADSIRPEDVLAWKAKHPDGIVVAYVNTKAEVKALADVCVTSANALEVVSRLPQDRPIYFVPDMFLGAYVARMTGRKLDLFPGECHVHAGIREEHLKALLEAHPGAEFLIHPECGCGTGCLYLKPDAKMLSTEGMVRYAKASEGRTFVVATEVGILHRLEKEAPGKAFFPVKPDAICEYMKRITLEKVYLSLKEMRHVVRVPEEVARKARRALEAMVAVG, from the coding sequence ATGGAAAAAGAAGTCCTCATCCAGGAGATCCAGAAGCTCAAAGCCGAGCGCGAGGCGGTGATCCTCGCCCACTCCTACCAACGCCCCGAGGTGCAGGAGGTGGCGGACTTTGTGGGGGACTCCTTGGGCCTGGCCCGGGAGGCCCAACGCACAAAGGCGAAGGTGATCGTCTTCTGCGGGGTCCACTTCATGGCGGAAACCGCCGCCATCCTGAACCCGGGGAAGACCGTGCTCCTGCCGGACCTCGAGGCCGGCTGCTCCCTGGCGGACAGCATCCGCCCGGAGGACGTCCTCGCCTGGAAGGCGAAGCACCCGGACGGCATCGTGGTGGCCTACGTGAACACCAAGGCCGAGGTGAAGGCCCTAGCCGACGTGTGCGTCACCAGCGCCAACGCCCTCGAGGTGGTCTCCCGCTTGCCCCAGGACCGGCCCATCTACTTCGTCCCGGACATGTTCCTAGGGGCCTACGTGGCCCGCATGACCGGGCGGAAGCTAGACCTCTTCCCCGGGGAGTGCCACGTGCACGCCGGCATCCGCGAGGAGCACCTGAAAGCCCTCTTGGAGGCCCATCCCGGGGCGGAGTTTCTGATCCACCCCGAGTGCGGGTGCGGCACGGGCTGCCTCTACCTCAAGCCCGACGCCAAGATGCTCTCCACGGAGGGCATGGTGCGCTACGCCAAGGCCTCCGAGGGCAGAACCTTCGTGGTGGCCACGGAGGTGGGCATCCTCCACCGCCTGGAGAAGGAGGCCCCGGGCAAGGCCTTCTTTCCGGTGAAGCCGGACGCCATCTGCGAGTACATGAAGCGGATTACCCTGGAAAAGGTCTACCTCTCCCTGAAGGAGATGCGCCACGTGGTGCGGGTGCCCGAGGAGGTGGCCAGGAAGGCCCGGCGGGCCCTGGAGGCCATGGTGGCCGTGGGGTGA
- the nadC gene encoding carboxylating nicotinate-nucleotide diphosphorylase, with translation MWLLGRDLDARLSAWLAEDLGQGDLTSALVVEERLWGEAVIVSKAEGVIAGLPVAGRVFHLADPGVRFTAKVAEGSPVVPGAEVARLEGPLRGILAGERLALNLLQRLSGIATLTRAYVEALRGTKAQVLDTRKTTPGLRDLEKYAVRVGGGRNHRFGLFDGILLKENHIRAAGGVREAVRRAKEGAPHYLKVEVEVTSLEELEEALAAGADLILLDNFSPEAIREAVRRVAGRVPLEASGNMTLERARMAAEAGVDYVSVGALTHSAKALDLSLLVVRP, from the coding sequence GTGTGGCTCTTGGGCCGGGATTTGGACGCGCGCCTTTCGGCATGGCTCGCCGAGGACCTAGGGCAGGGGGACCTCACGAGCGCCCTGGTGGTGGAGGAACGCCTTTGGGGGGAGGCGGTCATCGTGAGCAAGGCGGAAGGGGTCATCGCCGGCCTGCCCGTGGCGGGGCGGGTCTTCCACCTGGCAGACCCCGGGGTGCGCTTTACGGCTAAGGTGGCGGAGGGAAGCCCCGTGGTGCCTGGGGCAGAGGTGGCCCGCCTCGAGGGCCCCTTGCGGGGGATTTTGGCGGGGGAGCGCCTGGCCCTCAACCTCCTGCAGCGGCTTTCCGGGATCGCCACCCTCACCCGGGCCTACGTGGAGGCCCTGCGGGGCACCAAGGCCCAGGTCCTGGACACGCGCAAGACCACCCCGGGCCTCCGGGACCTGGAAAAGTACGCCGTGCGGGTGGGCGGGGGGCGGAACCACCGCTTTGGCCTATTTGACGGCATCCTCCTCAAGGAGAACCACATCCGGGCCGCAGGTGGCGTGCGGGAAGCGGTGCGGCGGGCCAAGGAGGGGGCGCCCCACTACCTCAAGGTGGAGGTGGAGGTGACAAGCCTGGAGGAACTGGAGGAGGCCTTGGCCGCAGGGGCCGACCTCATCCTCCTGGACAACTTTTCCCCGGAGGCGATCCGCGAGGCGGTGCGCCGGGTGGCGGGCCGGGTACCCCTGGAGGCGAGCGGCAACATGACCCTGGAGCGGGCCCGCATGGCGGCGGAGGCGGGGGTGGACTACGTGAGCGTGGGGGCCCTCACCCACTCGGCCAAGGCCTTGGACCTCTCCCTCCTCGTGGTGCGGCCGTAG
- a CDS encoding thioredoxin domain-containing protein produces the protein MANRLKDARSPYLLAHAQDPVDWYPFGEEAFRKAQAEDKPIFLSVGYAACHWCHVMHRESFQDEEVAALLNAHFVPVKVDREERPDVDAAYMRALVSLTGQGGWPMSLFLTPEGKPFFGGTYYPKEDRMGLPGFKRVLSAVARAWREEREGLLREAESLAQALWRSLTPPPGPVPEGAEREALEALSQAFDPEWGGFLPAPKFPQGTLLLYLLARAWEGEEEAKALLPKTLRAMALGGLYDQVGGGFHRYSVDRFWRVPHFEKMLYDNALLARVYLGAYKVFGDPLFLRVARETLDWLLAMQGKEGGFYTALDAESEGEEGRYYTWTEAELAEALGEDFPLAQRYFALGEDLGGRSVLTAWGEEKVAEELGEAFGPWRERVRQKLLSARRKRLPPALDDKVLADWSALAVRALAEGGRVLGERRYLEAARKGAHFLLGAMRQGPLLHHAWRAGALGEEAFLTDQSFTALALLELYTATGEWPYLAQAQAVAEAAWEAFVKGKASSKLPLPAEEVEEATLPSGESALAEAFFRLGAIFYGDYWERAESLLAAKAHWLRRYPQALPGALLVKALLERGSELALPLPSPMAEMAKGAFLPLTQLVLGPAGALPALEGREPGKAYLCRRGVCARPAGTWEELERRFGDM, from the coding sequence ATGGCGAACCGGCTCAAGGATGCCCGAAGCCCCTACCTCCTCGCCCACGCCCAGGACCCCGTGGACTGGTACCCCTTCGGGGAGGAGGCCTTCCGGAAAGCCCAGGCCGAGGACAAGCCCATCTTCCTCTCCGTGGGCTATGCCGCCTGCCACTGGTGCCACGTGATGCACCGGGAGTCCTTCCAGGACGAGGAGGTGGCGGCCCTCCTCAACGCCCACTTCGTTCCGGTCAAGGTGGACCGGGAGGAGCGGCCCGACGTGGACGCCGCCTACATGCGGGCCCTGGTGAGCCTCACGGGGCAAGGAGGGTGGCCCATGAGCCTCTTCCTCACCCCCGAGGGGAAGCCCTTCTTCGGGGGGACCTACTACCCCAAGGAGGACCGGATGGGCCTTCCTGGCTTCAAGCGGGTGCTTTCGGCCGTGGCCAGGGCCTGGCGGGAGGAGCGGGAGGGCCTTTTGCGGGAAGCGGAAAGCCTGGCCCAGGCCCTTTGGCGAAGCCTCACCCCACCCCCGGGCCCCGTGCCGGAAGGGGCGGAGCGGGAGGCCCTCGAGGCCCTCTCCCAGGCCTTTGACCCGGAATGGGGCGGCTTCCTCCCCGCCCCCAAGTTTCCCCAGGGCACCCTCCTCCTCTACCTCCTGGCCCGGGCCTGGGAGGGGGAGGAGGAGGCCAAGGCCCTCCTCCCCAAAACCCTCCGGGCCATGGCCCTCGGGGGCCTTTACGACCAGGTGGGCGGGGGGTTCCACCGCTACAGCGTGGACCGCTTCTGGCGGGTGCCCCACTTTGAGAAGATGCTTTACGATAACGCCCTCCTGGCCCGGGTCTACCTGGGGGCCTACAAGGTGTTCGGCGACCCCCTTTTCCTGCGGGTGGCCCGGGAAACCCTGGACTGGCTCCTCGCCATGCAGGGAAAAGAGGGGGGGTTCTACACCGCCCTGGACGCGGAAAGCGAAGGGGAAGAGGGTCGGTACTACACTTGGACGGAGGCCGAGCTCGCCGAGGCCCTGGGGGAGGACTTTCCCTTGGCCCAGCGCTACTTTGCCCTGGGAGAGGACCTCGGAGGGCGCTCCGTCCTCACCGCCTGGGGGGAGGAAAAGGTGGCGGAAGAGCTCGGCGAGGCCTTTGGGCCTTGGCGGGAGAGGGTGCGCCAGAAGCTCCTCAGCGCGCGGAGAAAACGCCTGCCCCCCGCTTTGGACGACAAGGTCCTGGCCGACTGGTCGGCCCTGGCGGTGCGGGCCTTGGCCGAAGGGGGTAGGGTCTTAGGGGAGCGCCGCTACCTGGAAGCGGCCCGCAAAGGGGCCCATTTCCTCCTCGGCGCCATGCGCCAAGGTCCGCTTCTCCACCACGCCTGGCGGGCTGGAGCGCTGGGGGAGGAAGCCTTCTTGACGGACCAAAGCTTTACCGCCTTGGCCCTCCTGGAGCTCTACACCGCCACGGGGGAGTGGCCCTACCTGGCCCAGGCGCAGGCGGTGGCCGAGGCTGCTTGGGAGGCCTTTGTGAAGGGCAAGGCTTCCTCCAAGCTGCCCCTCCCCGCGGAGGAGGTAGAGGAGGCCACCTTGCCCTCGGGGGAAAGCGCCCTGGCGGAGGCCTTCTTCCGGCTTGGGGCCATCTTTTACGGCGACTACTGGGAGCGGGCGGAAAGCCTCCTAGCGGCGAAGGCCCACTGGCTCCGCAGGTACCCCCAGGCCTTGCCCGGGGCGCTCTTGGTAAAAGCCCTCTTGGAACGGGGCTCGGAGCTTGCCCTACCCCTACCCTCCCCCATGGCCGAGATGGCGAAGGGGGCGTTTCTGCCCCTAACCCAGTTGGTCTTGGGGCCCGCCGGGGCCTTGCCGGCGCTGGAGGGGCGGGAACCGGGAAAGGCTTACCTTTGCCGGCGGGGTGTGTGCGCGCGGCCGGCAGGGACGTGGGAGGAGCTAGAGCGGAGGTTTGGCGATATGTGA
- a CDS encoding thiolase family protein, with protein sequence MPEAWIVEAVRSPIGKHGGALASVRPDDLLAHVLSALMERSGVPKEAVEDVYAGCANQAGEDNRNVARMALLLAGFPVEVAGCTVNRLCGSGLEAVAQAARAIWAGEGRVYVGSGVESMSRAPFVVPKSDRPFPTGNQVMYDTTLGWRLVNPRMQALYGTESMGETAENLAEMYQIPREEQDRFAFLSHQKAVRAWDEGRFQEEVVPIPVRRGKEEGVVAVDEGPRRDTSLEKLASLKPVFREGGTVTAGNSSPLNDGAAAVLLVSDDYAKAHGLKPLARIRSVAVAGVPPRIMGIGPVPATRKALERAGLTLADIGLIELNEAFAAQSLAVLREWGLDMEDPRLNPNGGAIALGHPLGASGARILTTLVHEMRRRRVQFGLATMCIGVGQGIAMVVEAV encoded by the coding sequence ATGCCCGAAGCCTGGATCGTGGAAGCGGTGCGAAGCCCCATCGGCAAGCACGGAGGCGCCCTGGCCTCCGTGCGCCCCGACGACCTTTTGGCCCACGTCCTCTCGGCCCTCATGGAGCGCTCCGGCGTCCCCAAAGAGGCGGTGGAGGACGTCTACGCCGGCTGCGCCAACCAAGCGGGGGAGGACAACCGCAACGTGGCCCGCATGGCCCTCCTTCTCGCCGGCTTCCCCGTGGAGGTGGCGGGCTGCACGGTGAACCGCCTCTGCGGCTCCGGCCTGGAGGCCGTGGCCCAGGCGGCCCGGGCCATCTGGGCCGGGGAGGGCCGGGTCTACGTGGGAAGCGGGGTGGAGTCCATGTCCCGCGCCCCCTTCGTGGTGCCCAAAAGCGATAGGCCCTTCCCCACCGGCAACCAGGTGATGTACGACACCACCCTGGGCTGGCGCCTCGTCAACCCCAGGATGCAGGCCCTCTACGGCACCGAGAGCATGGGGGAGACGGCGGAGAACCTGGCGGAGATGTACCAAATCCCCCGGGAGGAGCAGGACCGCTTCGCCTTCCTCTCCCACCAGAAGGCGGTGAGGGCCTGGGACGAGGGGCGCTTCCAAGAGGAGGTGGTCCCCATCCCCGTGCGGCGGGGGAAGGAGGAAGGGGTGGTGGCGGTGGACGAGGGGCCCCGGCGGGACACCTCCTTGGAGAAGCTCGCAAGCCTCAAGCCGGTCTTCCGCGAGGGAGGCACGGTGACGGCGGGGAACAGCAGCCCCCTCAATGACGGGGCGGCGGCGGTCCTCCTTGTCTCCGACGACTACGCCAAGGCCCATGGGCTTAAACCCCTCGCCCGCATCCGGAGCGTGGCCGTGGCGGGGGTGCCCCCCAGGATCATGGGCATCGGCCCCGTGCCCGCCACGCGGAAGGCCCTGGAGCGGGCGGGGCTTACCCTTGCCGATATCGGCCTCATTGAGCTGAACGAGGCCTTCGCCGCCCAGAGCCTGGCGGTCCTGCGGGAATGGGGCCTGGACATGGAGGACCCCAGGCTCAACCCCAACGGGGGGGCCATCGCCCTGGGCCACCCCTTGGGGGCCTCGGGGGCCCGCATCCTCACCACCCTGGTCCACGAGATGCGGAGGCGAAGGGTCCAGTTCGGCCTCGCCACCATGTGCATCGGGGTGGGCCAGGGGATCGCCATGGTGGTGGAGGCGGTGTAG
- the pxpB gene encoding 5-oxoprolinase subunit PxpB, with product MEGLYLVLGEGLSEEANRLAQGLARALLENAPPGLLEAVPAYATLYLEYDPKRLLGRELLRLLKALPPVGEGEGRVVEIPVRYDGEDLLEVASRTGLSREEVKRRHQAPLYRVYALGFTPGFPFLAPVDEALRLPRRPHPRPRVPAHSVAMAGVQTGIYPLPSPGGWHLLGTALVAVYDPQRETPFLLRPGDRVRFVEGEGTPPPEPAPLELLPETPLLPAIRVEEPGLLDLLVDRGRFLAGHLGLARSGPLDPYSARLANRLVGNGEGAPLLEFAYKGPVLTALRDLVAALAGYGFVGLLEGEEIPPGQSFLWRKGKALRFVPKGKGVRAYLAVAGGLQARPFLGSVSPDLRGRVGRPLRAGDVLGLKEVRPVRPGRAFPQRPLPEPFRLRLRPGPDVSGEALRAFLSGPFRVARADRMGVEVLGLEVPGGEGLSKATPLGGVQVPPSGRPLILLADKGSLGGYAIPVRVAPEDLWLLGQVWPGAEIRFTYWQNRETYRMKLPWPP from the coding sequence GTGGAGGGGCTTTACCTGGTTTTGGGCGAGGGGCTTTCCGAGGAGGCCAACCGCCTGGCCCAGGGCCTGGCCCGGGCCCTTCTGGAAAACGCCCCGCCCGGGCTTTTGGAGGCGGTCCCCGCCTACGCCACCCTCTACCTGGAGTACGACCCGAAGCGGCTTCTAGGGAGGGAGCTCCTCCGGCTTCTCAAGGCCTTGCCCCCGGTGGGGGAAGGGGAGGGGAGGGTGGTGGAGATCCCCGTGCGCTACGACGGGGAGGACCTCCTGGAGGTGGCAAGCCGCACGGGGCTTTCCCGGGAGGAGGTGAAAAGGCGCCACCAGGCCCCCCTCTACCGGGTTTACGCCCTGGGCTTTACCCCGGGCTTTCCCTTCCTGGCCCCGGTGGACGAGGCCCTGCGCCTTCCCCGCCGCCCGCACCCTAGACCCCGGGTGCCGGCCCACAGCGTGGCCATGGCCGGGGTCCAGACGGGCATCTACCCCTTGCCCTCCCCTGGGGGATGGCACCTCCTGGGCACCGCCCTGGTGGCGGTTTACGATCCCCAGCGGGAAACGCCCTTCCTCCTCCGCCCTGGCGACCGGGTGCGGTTCGTGGAAGGGGAGGGTACCCCTCCCCCGGAGCCCGCGCCCCTGGAGCTCCTGCCCGAGACGCCCCTCCTACCCGCCATCCGGGTGGAGGAGCCCGGCCTTTTGGACCTCTTGGTGGACCGGGGCCGGTTCCTTGCGGGGCACCTGGGCCTCGCCCGCTCGGGGCCTTTGGACCCCTATTCCGCCAGGCTTGCCAACCGGCTCGTGGGCAACGGGGAGGGGGCGCCCCTTTTGGAGTTCGCCTACAAGGGGCCGGTGCTCACCGCCCTACGGGACCTGGTGGCCGCCCTTGCCGGCTATGGCTTCGTTGGCCTCCTCGAGGGGGAGGAGATCCCGCCGGGGCAGAGCTTCCTGTGGCGGAAGGGCAAGGCGCTCCGTTTCGTGCCCAAGGGGAAAGGGGTGCGGGCCTATCTGGCGGTGGCGGGGGGCCTTCAGGCCCGCCCCTTCCTGGGCTCGGTTTCCCCGGACCTTAGGGGGCGGGTGGGCCGCCCCTTGCGGGCGGGGGACGTGCTCGGCCTAAAGGAGGTGCGGCCCGTTCGCCCGGGGCGCGCTTTCCCCCAGAGGCCCCTGCCGGAGCCCTTTCGCCTCCGCCTTAGGCCGGGCCCAGACGTGAGCGGGGAGGCCCTCCGGGCCTTCCTCTCTGGGCCTTTTCGCGTGGCCCGGGCGGACCGCATGGGGGTGGAGGTTTTGGGCCTCGAGGTCCCGGGCGGGGAGGGGCTTTCCAAGGCCACGCCCTTGGGCGGGGTCCAGGTGCCCCCTTCGGGGCGGCCCCTTATCCTTCTGGCGGACAAGGGGAGCTTAGGGGGCTACGCCATCCCCGTGCGGGTGGCGCCGGAGGACCTGTGGCTTTTGGGGCAGGTTTGGCCAGGAGCGGAGATTAGGTTCACGTACTGGCAAAATCGTGAAACTTATCGCATGAAGCTCCCCTGGCCTCCCTGA
- a CDS encoding MDR family MFS transporter, with protein MNPTPQEVRYTMLGIFLGMFLAALDQTIVSTAMPRIVGELKGAEYYAWVTTSYLLTSTVSAPIFGRLTELFSRKAILLWAVGLFLLGSALSGLSQNMAELILFRGLQGVGGGALFALALTTIAVFFPPRERGRLAGAFGAIFGLSSAVGPWLGGFLTDHLSWRWVFYINMPVGAVALWFILRYMPRLRPLHREPFDLLGAFLLALWTVPLMLAFSWGGSTYPWASPVILGLLAGALLGLFAWVYAELRVPYPLFDLSVFRIPTFSLSALAAFFYGPAFLGAVAFLPLYLQVVKGVSASQSGVTVLPLTLGVMVGSIGGGQLVARLGRYKAILLGSALFLFALFLTLHFALEVGTPLYLVIALFFLLGLGLGPAQSVLNIVAQSDLPRERLGSGTSMVQFTRQIGSTMGIALLGTILAGSLSDHLKAAFPGGSTPAMARAGEGMALDLDREFARLKELLPRALAGDAAAYQALSQDPFLPEAFKKNLEPGGLPARFARLRAEVERALEGDEAARESLLRDSRLPAELKGLLLPGGLVKGTLDLLARAWEGDEAARKALETGSLAPALKGLLAAPPPPALRPQVLAQVEAGLRGEEARLKAQVLEGLKRAEEEALRQATQKVLAELTAVEGKVKGALMEGIVAALKRIFLFGAGFVALAFVAVLFLPNRELAGRIPQASLE; from the coding sequence ATGAACCCCACGCCACAAGAAGTTCGGTACACCATGTTGGGCATCTTTCTTGGGATGTTCCTGGCCGCCTTGGACCAGACCATCGTTTCCACGGCCATGCCCCGCATCGTGGGCGAGCTAAAAGGGGCGGAGTACTACGCCTGGGTCACCACCAGCTACCTCCTCACCTCCACGGTCTCCGCCCCCATCTTTGGCCGCCTCACGGAGCTTTTCTCCCGCAAGGCCATCCTGCTTTGGGCGGTGGGGCTTTTCCTCCTGGGCTCGGCCCTTTCCGGCCTCTCCCAGAACATGGCCGAGCTCATCCTCTTCCGCGGCCTCCAGGGGGTGGGGGGTGGGGCGCTTTTCGCCCTGGCCCTCACCACCATCGCCGTCTTCTTCCCGCCTCGGGAGCGGGGAAGGCTTGCGGGGGCCTTTGGGGCCATCTTCGGCCTTTCCTCGGCGGTGGGGCCTTGGCTTGGCGGGTTTCTCACGGACCACCTTTCCTGGCGGTGGGTCTTCTACATCAACATGCCCGTGGGGGCGGTGGCCCTTTGGTTCATCCTCCGTTATATGCCCCGCCTGAGGCCCCTTCACCGGGAGCCCTTTGATCTCCTGGGGGCTTTCCTCCTCGCCCTCTGGACCGTGCCCCTCATGCTCGCCTTCTCCTGGGGCGGGAGCACGTACCCTTGGGCGAGCCCGGTGATCCTAGGGCTTTTGGCGGGCGCCCTTTTGGGCCTTTTCGCCTGGGTCTACGCCGAGCTTCGCGTGCCTTACCCCCTCTTTGACCTCTCCGTCTTCCGCATCCCCACCTTTTCCCTTTCCGCCCTGGCGGCCTTTTTCTACGGCCCCGCCTTCCTTGGGGCCGTGGCCTTCCTGCCCCTCTACCTGCAGGTGGTGAAGGGGGTTTCCGCCAGCCAAAGCGGGGTCACGGTCCTGCCCCTAACCCTTGGGGTCATGGTGGGGAGCATCGGCGGGGGGCAGCTCGTGGCCCGCCTGGGGCGGTACAAGGCCATCCTCTTGGGAAGCGCCCTCTTCCTTTTCGCCCTTTTCCTCACCCTCCACTTCGCCTTGGAGGTGGGCACGCCCCTCTACCTGGTGATCGCCCTCTTCTTCCTTCTGGGCCTGGGGTTGGGTCCGGCCCAGAGCGTCTTAAACATCGTGGCGCAAAGCGACCTACCCAGGGAGCGCCTGGGAAGCGGGACCAGCATGGTGCAGTTCACCCGGCAGATCGGGTCCACCATGGGCATCGCCCTTCTGGGCACCATCCTGGCGGGAAGCCTTTCGGACCACCTCAAGGCCGCCTTTCCCGGGGGGAGCACCCCCGCCATGGCCCGGGCGGGGGAGGGGATGGCCTTGGACCTGGACCGGGAGTTCGCCCGCCTAAAGGAACTCCTCCCCCGGGCCCTTGCCGGCGATGCCGCCGCCTACCAGGCCCTTTCCCAAGACCCCTTCCTCCCCGAGGCGTTCAAGAAGAACCTGGAGCCTGGGGGGCTTCCCGCCCGGTTTGCCCGGCTTAGGGCGGAGGTGGAAAGGGCGCTAGAGGGGGACGAGGCCGCTCGGGAAAGCCTCCTCCGCGACTCCAGGCTTCCCGCCGAGCTCAAGGGGCTTCTCCTCCCGGGGGGCCTCGTGAAGGGTACCCTGGACCTCCTGGCCCGGGCGTGGGAGGGGGATGAGGCGGCCCGAAAGGCTTTGGAGACGGGCTCCTTGGCCCCGGCCCTTAAGGGGCTTCTCGCCGCCCCGCCACCCCCCGCCCTGCGGCCCCAGGTCCTGGCCCAGGTGGAGGCCGGGCTTAGGGGCGAGGAGGCCCGCCTTAAGGCCCAGGTCTTGGAGGGGCTTAAGCGGGCGGAGGAGGAGGCCCTTAGGCAGGCCACCCAGAAGGTTTTGGCGGAACTCACCGCCGTGGAGGGCAAGGTGAAAGGAGCCCTTATGGAGGGCATCGTGGCGGCCCTAAAGCGCATCTTCCTCTTTGGCGCGGGCTTCGTGGCCTTGGCCTTCGTGGCGGTCCTCTTCCTGCCCAACCGGGAGCTTGCGGGCCGCATCCCCCAGGCCTCGCTAGAGTAG